The Cyclobacteriaceae bacterium DNA segment CAGTTCGTCATTATCAGAACGAAAGGCAGTATTGATTGATAGAGTAGATATTTTATAACTGCCGTAACGGCTTGGGTTTAATGATATGTAATCATTCTGCATATCATCGAATCTGAAAATTTCCTGATAGCCATCAGTCACATCCTTTTTGATATCAAGTTGAACTTTCAAATCCGGAGATGGCTCAATGTTGGCGCGGCCGGTCAGTGATTTCGTTGAGGTTTGGGTAAATGGTATTGTCAGCGAAGTAGAACGAACCAGCCAATTATTTTCTGCAGCCTTTGTACGAATACCCGGACTTTGCCCTCCCAACACAAAATCCCATCCCGGAGCATCAAATCCCTTCGTTAACCCAAACAGATGAGGCGTTGGTTCAAAGCCGGGAAGCATGGTGCCTTCCGTAACGGTATAGGTTCCGTTTATGGATCGAACAGACATCAACAGCCGTAATAATCCTTTTACAAGAGGAGGTGTGGTGGGCGTTTTCACCGTATCTGCTTTTTGGTTGGGCTGCGGACGTGTGGTGGCAGGCCGGGGCGGACTGTTAATATTTTTCAGGAAGCCAATCTTGTTATACAGTTTCACCAGATCCAACCGACCGGATAAGGTTTGATCACGACTGTTTTGTATGGTGTTTCTGAAATTCAAGCTATCGGGTATGCCCCTTACTTCACCGGGTAAATCCAGTTGATCAATTGGGCCGGCCTTCCAATTGTAGTTCACCTGGTAGCGATATTCGGCACCCACCCAATCGGTGAGTGGAAATTTATCCAGCGGTACAACGTAGTTAGCCGTAATGGTCTGATCGAAATTTTTCATCCGGCCAAAGCGTTTCAGGTTGTTCATCACACTATCACGTTTCTCTTGTGTATCAATATCACCTTCAGGTTCGTCAATGATGGCGTTGGCGCGCGAGCTGTAATTTAAAGTCAAACTCTTGGTCAGGTTCCACTGAACATTGTAGGTACGATTGAAAGTAAAGTACTTCAGGTAGTTTGATTCAGAATTGGAAAGCGAGTTGCGATAAATGATTTTTGAGAAGGAGCGATCCAGATCGCCCCGCACCATTATGCTAGATGGGAGTAAACTAAAGTTGAAGTCTTTGATGAATTTGAACCAGGGCGATTTGAATCCGTCACTGTTTTTAAATGGTTCAAAACCTGCACCTTTGGGTGAAAAATTATACGCTACAGAACCGCCAATGTCTTTTCGTAAGGATTCAGCAATGGTAAAACTTCTGCGCACGTTATCGCTGTAGCGGTAGCTGAAAGATAGGTTTTCAATATCCCATAAGTGTGAGTTGGCTTCAGGGTTGACTTTGATTTTTCGAACGTTAGTAAAATTTAAACTTCTGCGTACTTCCCGGTCGCGGATAAGTTTTACGTAGTCATCTTTTTCCTGTTGGGTGTTGAACGAAGCCAGGGCGGCATCCAGTTTCTGGTCGGGGTTAGCCGGGTCGTAATTCGGATTGATGGTAGTGTTTTGGTAACTCACCAGCATCGGAATTTTTATACCGTGATTTCCCGGTAAGAGTTTATCGATGTTTACATTGGCTGTTACGTCATAGGCAAATGTTTCTTCACGTGTACGTTCGCTGATTTTGGAACTCACGCTTCCAAAGCCGTAAGTCATGTACCGCATCGAACCCGATACCGTGGCGAAGTCGGCAAGCTTGGCGTTGAAGCTTGTATTAAAGGCATAACCAGCCGTGCGATCAAAATCAGTAAGGCGCAATTCATTGGCCCAAACACAGACAGAATAGGAGCGTACATCATTGGTTCTTGGATTACGCACACCAATCATGATTAATTGCACTTGACTCAGATCGGGCCGTCCCACCACACGTAAACCGTGCCTGCCCACCATGCTGGGGCCTTCTGCGGGGAAAGGGATATCCAACGAAGCCCCCTCGCGATCGCGCCTGGCTTTCAGCCCGTACAAATCCTTCAAGGCAAAATCAAACTCGTTGGCTGACGGCCAGATGTCGCTTGCTGCTGAGGCAGAACCTGGTGTAATCTTCAAAGGTAATTCTACTTCGTAAAAATTTTCATTGAAATCCGTACCGAGACGCATGAATACGGTTAAGTCATCATCTTGTGCGTTGATGCTGTTGGCGTGTACAAACATTTTAATGCGGCCATAGTTGAAAAAATCCATGGTCACGTTTTTATAGATGGCACGCGCATCACCATCTTTTAAATTTTCAATGCACACCTGAACGGATTGCTCATTCAGTTCGCGGTAAACCGAAGACGTATTATCGCGGTCGCGGATGAACCCGGGAGGTAACACGTAGGGAGGTTTACCACTGGCCGGATCGGGTGCGGAGTTTTCTTCAATGTTTACCACCGATAAAGTGAAGTTGTCAAAGTCTGGTTCCGGATCAGGTACCAGTCCGCCTGCTTCCAGGTTTTCCAGGTAGCGTCTCCATCGGCTACCGATCAGGCGGAAGTTGGCCATGCGCAGCACCACGGGTTGCTGAAATTCAGTGAGGATCATGCGCACATAGCGAATGGACTTGAATCCTTCAATGTTGCCTACACGTTCTTCAAAATTTCGTACCGGTATGCGGAACAGATACCAGGTCGCGCCATCCGGGTTATTGTTTGTTTCGGATAGTCGTGCTGGTGTAATTTTATCTACGATATAATGTTTACCAATATCCAGATCGCCCGGCTCCAGCTCAATGCTATACTGGTAATATTCTTCCAGTTCATTTAAGGTATTATCCGCGTTCAGGTCTTCGTTATCCGGAAGAAAACCGTTTGAGCGTGGAATATCACTACCGGTGTTGATGGGTGTATTGTTCTCAAGGCCGTTATAATTTTTATAGCGTTCCAGAATTTGTGCATCACGGGCATCAAGCTCATTACCAAAATAAAATTGAAAATCATCTGCGGATGGATCTAGCGCAAACTCTGGATCAAGATTGACAAAGCTACTGTACTTTGTACGTTCATTTTCATTTCCGATACCATCCCAACCCACATCCTGGTTTGCTCTGGCTGTAGCAGAATTATCAAATGCGTTAGTAATGTATTGGCGATTGGTTACATATCCCCATGGGGTTTGTGTAGCTTCAGCCAGGTTACCGTCTGGGGGTAAACCATTTTCGAACCCATGTTTACCATCGCGTATAACATCTTCCGAAATACTTCCCAAGTGAAAAATCAGTTTTCCTCCAGTAGTATTGAAGTTGTTAAACTTTCCATCGATAATTCTTCCTCTATCGGAATTGTTGATAAAGGGATCCAACATCCAAAACTCTACATATTCAATGTTTGCTTTATCGAAATCTACTTCGGTTCGAATTGCAGTTGTCAATCCCGCCCAATTATCTGGAGCTTCTAGTGGGGTGTATTCGGTTTTTCCACTACCCAATCTAAGTGTGTCGTAATTATAGGGTCCTCGTTCGGTAGGATAGTATGCAATATCCAAAACCGGCTCCCAAAAATTTCCTTGTGGTGGAATGCGGTTGGGAAAAATTTCAGTGGGTTGAACGGCACGCACATAATGATTTTCTAAATCGCTGCTTGAAATATTCGCGGGCTTAAACTGGCCACCATCGCGGTAAAACTGGTTATCTACTATGTACCAGGCGAGTTTGGCACGTCTGAATCCAGCACGTAAATCGTTTTGGATTCCATCACTAAGATCGAAATCTGGATCTTTTGGTGTGGCCGCCAGTTTCCACGCTTGAGGACTCATCAATGAATAAGGTGTTGCCGTGTTCTCAAAATCATCGATATATCCGGTCCCCTCATCGTCTACAATATTTGAAGTACCCGGTAGCAATTGTGCAAACTCGCCACTCCAATTGATGGAGGATAATTCTTTCGTTTGAACACCCGGTATCGCATCAATCAGTTTGGTAATTAACCTGCTGTCTTTGCGGTAGTTGAAGTCGAGCCCATATTGAAGATTTCGTGCAGGCTCAGTACCAATAGCGTTACGGGTGATCAGTGGCCGCTCATTATAATAGAGTACGGTTGAGCCCAGGCTCAGGTTCTCGTTCACCTGGTAGTCGAACCGTGTACCCAACAACGATCGGGTTTGAAAGGCGAACGGATCGGACTGTTCGTATTGTATGCTGATGTTTTTACCGGAACTTAGAATGGCATCACTTAAAATGGTTACACGCCCAAAGGTGTAGTCGACTGTGTAATCAGTTCCTTCCATTAGCGGAGTGCCACCCGCATATACCCGCACCGATCCTTGAGAAACACCAAAACCCGGAATCAGAATTTCTTTTGATGATCCGGCCGAGTATGTGCCCACCAGCCAGAATTTATTTTTGGTAGCGATGAGCTCGGCATCGGCCCGTGTGGTACGATACAATGTATCGAACGCATACTTCTGAATTAAAAAACTTTCCTGTGGATCATTTTCAAATGCATCGCGCAAGGCTTTGCTGAATGGTTCGAGAAATGGAAAAATAATTATTCCGGCTTGGGTGTTGATGGTAACGCCTTCCACAAAATCGAAATTGCCATCCCGTTGCGGATCGTTAACCGGATTGAGTTTATCCAGGCCAAACACTTCAATGAGTTGGCGGTTGCGCACATCCTGTCCCTCCTGAAGTTGTGGGTTATCAATACCCGACCGGTCATCGCGGTAGATGATGCGCAGCTGAAAATTTTCGGGTGTTAATTGGGAAACATTTAATGAATAAATATTCTTCATCATCAAATCCCAGGTGGGTATGATTCTGAGTTGCTGATCGCGGATACTTACTTTACGCGGACGCAAGAGTTTTAAGAATAGCACTTCGTTGTCTGGTCGGCTGGCGTAATCTTCGGAGAGTTCGCCAACTTTATAGCTTCTTCCATTGTATGTAAATTCATAGGCCACCGCAAGCGCTTCATCATTTTGCAATTTTCGCGTAAGTGTGATGTAGCCCAGTTGTTTGTGAAAAGTATATTCGGTTGGATTAAGAATACGCGCTCCTGTAATTTTTTCGTAGTCGGTGCCGTTGTTGCCTTCTCCATCAAAGTAATTATCGAGTAATGCGTTTATGCCATCTGCATCACGACCGTTTGGACCACTAGTAAAGTTGCGCACATCATTAAAAAGCTCATTAGCCTCATTGGCATTTGGTGAGGACGCATTTAAACCGGTAACGGAGCTGTTGTAAACCCTGCGTGGTTCACCTAAATCCATCAGGCCTACTACATTACGAAGGGTACGTGTATCGTTATTGCGGTTCAGGATATAGACCTCAACGCGTGTGATGTTAATGCCGGAATAAATTTGTGGTGGGTTTCCCAACCATCGCTCAAAATTATCGCGGAAGAAATGCCCCAAAAAGAAATGGCGGTTTTCATCATACCCGGAAGCTACCAACTCAAACGGCCTGCCTTGTCCGCTGTTACCACCCGGCAATTCAATGGAAGCAACTTTACCACGTTGTGTGGAGGCTACGGTGGTCACAAATAATTTTCCGAATTGAAGTTGAGCCTTTACACCAAACAGGTTTTGCGAGCCTTGTATCAACGTGTTGTTCAACGGCAAGCTCACGTTACCGATTTCCAACTTCTTTAAAATATCTTCCTTGAAACCGGTGTACTCCACCTTCATGTTGTTTTGAAAATCGAAGGAGTTGTTGTTATCGAAGTTGGCACTTACGGCAAGTTTCTCACCTACTTTACCGATTACGCTCATGTTGATCTGCTGATCAAATTCAAAACCTCCGTTGCGTTGCTGGCGAATGGGAATGTTCGGGTTATCTATGCGCTGAAAAGCCACACCGAAATCAAGGGTAACGAAACCACGTGGTACCAACTCCACGTAACTTCCACCAAAAATGCGGTCAAGTATCGGGCTCACATACAATTTTGGAATCAGGCTTCTTCCGCTTACCGCACTTTCGCCATCCAGGCTTCTGGATTTTCCCTGCCAATAGCTTTTCAGCATTTGCCTGTCCTGGTACGCTTTAAATTCCTCAAACGACATGGATGTTACCGGGCGGTAGTTCAGGTCGCCTACTTTTTCATAAATGGTATAATTCAGACT contains these protein-coding regions:
- the sprA gene encoding cell surface protein SprA, producing the protein MTLKTLSFLTVTAITLLLTGQPIAEVHADILFQQQDTVRTNRADTARQQPYRPSFRPTFQLRDRYGDPFSNTTSKSPLFLKDPTKVGYEIQLDSSLNYTIYEKVGDLNYRPVTSMSFEEFKAYQDRQMLKSYWQGKSRSLDGESAVSGRSLIPKLYVSPILDRIFGGSYVELVPRGFVTLDFGVAFQRIDNPNIPIRQQRNGGFEFDQQINMSVIGKVGEKLAVSANFDNNNSFDFQNNMKVEYTGFKEDILKKLEIGNVSLPLNNTLIQGSQNLFGVKAQLQFGKLFVTTVASTQRGKVASIELPGGNSGQGRPFELVASGYDENRHFFLGHFFRDNFERWLGNPPQIYSGINITRVEVYILNRNNDTRTLRNVVGLMDLGEPRRVYNSSVTGLNASSPNANEANELFNDVRNFTSGPNGRDADGINALLDNYFDGEGNNGTDYEKITGARILNPTEYTFHKQLGYITLTRKLQNDEALAVAYEFTYNGRSYKVGELSEDYASRPDNEVLFLKLLRPRKVSIRDQQLRIIPTWDLMMKNIYSLNVSQLTPENFQLRIIYRDDRSGIDNPQLQEGQDVRNRQLIEVFGLDKLNPVNDPQRDGNFDFVEGVTINTQAGIIIFPFLEPFSKALRDAFENDPQESFLIQKYAFDTLYRTTRADAELIATKNKFWLVGTYSAGSSKEILIPGFGVSQGSVRVYAGGTPLMEGTDYTVDYTFGRVTILSDAILSSGKNISIQYEQSDPFAFQTRSLLGTRFDYQVNENLSLGSTVLYYNERPLITRNAIGTEPARNLQYGLDFNYRKDSRLITKLIDAIPGVQTKELSSINWSGEFAQLLPGTSNIVDDEGTGYIDDFENTATPYSLMSPQAWKLAATPKDPDFDLSDGIQNDLRAGFRRAKLAWYIVDNQFYRDGGQFKPANISSSDLENHYVRAVQPTEIFPNRIPPQGNFWEPVLDIAYYPTERGPYNYDTLRLGSGKTEYTPLEAPDNWAGLTTAIRTEVDFDKANIEYVEFWMLDPFINNSDRGRIIDGKFNNFNTTGGKLIFHLGSISEDVIRDGKHGFENGLPPDGNLAEATQTPWGYVTNRQYITNAFDNSATARANQDVGWDGIGNENERTKYSSFVNLDPEFALDPSADDFQFYFGNELDARDAQILERYKNYNGLENNTPINTGSDIPRSNGFLPDNEDLNADNTLNELEEYYQYSIELEPGDLDIGKHYIVDKITPARLSETNNNPDGATWYLFRIPVRNFEERVGNIEGFKSIRYVRMILTEFQQPVVLRMANFRLIGSRWRRYLENLEAGGLVPDPEPDFDNFTLSVVNIEENSAPDPASGKPPYVLPPGFIRDRDNTSSVYRELNEQSVQVCIENLKDGDARAIYKNVTMDFFNYGRIKMFVHANSINAQDDDLTVFMRLGTDFNENFYEVELPLKITPGSASAASDIWPSANEFDFALKDLYGLKARRDREGASLDIPFPAEGPSMVGRHGLRVVGRPDLSQVQLIMIGVRNPRTNDVRSYSVCVWANELRLTDFDRTAGYAFNTSFNAKLADFATVSGSMRYMTYGFGSVSSKISERTREETFAYDVTANVNIDKLLPGNHGIKIPMLVSYQNTTINPNYDPANPDQKLDAALASFNTQQEKDDYVKLIRDREVRRSLNFTNVRKIKVNPEANSHLWDIENLSFSYRYSDNVRRSFTIAESLRKDIGGSVAYNFSPKGAGFEPFKNSDGFKSPWFKFIKDFNFSLLPSSIMVRGDLDRSFSKIIYRNSLSNSESNYLKYFTFNRTYNVQWNLTKSLTLNYSSRANAIIDEPEGDIDTQEKRDSVMNNLKRFGRMKNFDQTITANYVVPLDKFPLTDWVGAEYRYQVNYNWKAGPIDQLDLPGEVRGIPDSLNFRNTIQNSRDQTLSGRLDLVKLYNKIGFLKNINSPPRPATTRPQPNQKADTVKTPTTPPLVKGLLRLLMSVRSINGTYTVTEGTMLPGFEPTPHLFGLTKGFDAPGWDFVLGGQSPGIRTKAAENNWLVRSTSLTIPFTQTSTKSLTGRANIEPSPDLKVQLDIKKDVTDGYQEIFRFDDMQNDYISLNPSRYGSYKISTLSINTAFRSDNDELVSSVFQQFEENLLTVQQRFAAVNPGFEYDSISQDVVIPAFISAYTGKSAEQISLSPFPRTPFPSWRVDYNGLNKIEAFKDIFQSITITHGYSSTYSVLNFSNSLQYENPGDVGFNVPIEKYNNGIFSNLTNDNGRPIPIYVISQVLIAEQFSPLIGVNLRTKNRLTARAEYKTKRELALNIANAQVTEVSSKDVTVEIGYTKNNMKLPIKSQGRTIVLKNDVTFRMNMTISNQSTIQRKIEELNVLTNGNINFQLRPNISYVVNQKLNVQAYFERTINDPQVSNSFRRATTRFGFQVRFSLAQ